One Armatimonadota bacterium DNA window includes the following coding sequences:
- a CDS encoding sulfatase, whose protein sequence is MTNGYTRRCFLAGLGASAASLALSPYISAESRPNILLITADDMDYHSLGATGCKVTNITPNLDALAKQGVLFTQAHVTSAVCQPCRSVLMTGRFPHGNGAMGFEPINPEVPTLQQALNKAGYLNGIMAKVGHLRPQECFMWDFVADAKELGQGRDPDLYYKSSKQFFERAKAEGKPFFMMANSQDPHRPFAGSAGEGATAEKRKIAGFPGASRTYKPEEIAIPDFLPDLPDVRKEMAQYYTSVHRCDEIVGQVLRALRESSLEENTVVFFLSDNGISEPFAKTNCYRVSTQTPLIVRWPGKIKPGRNDDDLVSGIDFMPTVLDIAGIKQVAGMDGRSYLPLLKGQKEAGHDKVFTFLFETSAKKEFPMRCVRTKRYSYLYNAWSDGKTQFQNEPMGGLAWKAMVASADPKIKERADFFLRRVPEEFYDLESDPGERKNLIADRKYKEQIATMRAEMLDMMESTRDSVIYRFRKQIGK, encoded by the coding sequence ATGACCAACGGATACACGCGCCGCTGCTTCCTGGCAGGATTGGGAGCGTCGGCTGCGAGCCTTGCATTGTCGCCCTATATCTCCGCCGAGTCTCGCCCCAACATACTGCTGATCACCGCCGACGACATGGACTACCATTCCCTCGGCGCGACCGGCTGCAAGGTCACGAACATCACGCCGAACCTCGATGCCCTCGCGAAGCAAGGTGTGCTCTTCACCCAGGCGCACGTCACCTCCGCCGTCTGCCAACCCTGCCGGTCCGTGCTCATGACCGGGCGATTCCCTCACGGGAACGGAGCGATGGGGTTCGAGCCTATCAACCCCGAGGTGCCGACCCTCCAGCAGGCGCTGAACAAGGCCGGCTACCTGAACGGGATTATGGCGAAGGTCGGTCATCTGCGCCCGCAGGAATGCTTCATGTGGGACTTCGTCGCCGACGCCAAGGAGTTGGGTCAGGGTCGCGATCCCGATCTCTACTACAAGTCCTCGAAGCAGTTCTTTGAGCGCGCGAAGGCCGAGGGCAAGCCGTTCTTCATGATGGCGAACTCCCAGGACCCGCATCGTCCATTCGCAGGAAGCGCAGGTGAGGGTGCCACCGCGGAGAAGCGCAAGATCGCCGGATTCCCGGGCGCATCTCGGACCTACAAGCCGGAGGAGATCGCCATCCCCGACTTCCTGCCCGATCTGCCGGACGTGCGCAAGGAGATGGCGCAGTACTACACCTCTGTCCACCGCTGCGACGAGATCGTCGGCCAGGTCCTGCGCGCCCTCAGGGAGAGCAGCCTGGAGGAGAACACCGTCGTCTTCTTCCTCAGCGACAACGGCATCTCTGAGCCCTTCGCCAAGACGAATTGCTACCGGGTGAGCACTCAGACACCGCTGATCGTCCGCTGGCCGGGGAAGATCAAGCCCGGGCGGAACGATGACGACCTCGTGTCGGGGATCGACTTCATGCCGACGGTGCTCGATATCGCTGGGATCAAGCAAGTCGCGGGCATGGACGGCCGCTCATACCTCCCGTTGCTGAAGGGGCAGAAGGAAGCCGGGCACGACAAGGTCTTCACGTTCCTCTTCGAGACATCGGCGAAGAAGGAGTTCCCGATGCGCTGCGTGCGGACGAAGAGGTACAGCTATCTGTACAACGCCTGGTCGGACGGGAAGACTCAGTTCCAGAACGAGCCGATGGGCGGACTCGCGTGGAAGGCGATGGTCGCCTCCGCCGACCCCAAGATCAAGGAGCGGGCCGATTTCTTCCTCCGCCGCGTGCCCGAGGAGTTCTACGACCTGGAGTCCGATCCCGGCGAGCGGAAGAACCTGATCGCCGATCGGAAGTACAAGGAGCAGATCGCCACTATGCGCGCCGAGATGCTCGATATGATGGAGTCCACCAGGGATTCCGTCATCTACAGGTTCAGGAAGCAGATTGGG